In the Neodiprion virginianus isolate iyNeoVirg1 chromosome 2, iyNeoVirg1.1, whole genome shotgun sequence genome, CTTATAAGGAAGAAATGCaaatcactattattattgttgttgttgttgttgttgttattaaaCGCATACCGATAAAGATGATTAATACAAGGTGATATCATTCAGGTATGCAgaaatgttttattatttattttgtaaatttttagatATCGTCAGATACAATCACACTGAAAAACAGAGGTACGATGGCTGGTACAACAATTTGGCACATCCGGAGTGGGGATCAGTTGGtgagtgaattgaaaaaagtgtaTCAAGTGAAATGTTCCGAGTACTGTTTTATTAGGTgtacaattttcgaattatcGATTATAAGGTGCCGAAACTCGTTTTGGACGTtactataaaaaatgattgaataacAGGTTCGTTCGCCTTTTACATTCGTTGGTTATTAAACTTTTTCGATTATAATGCGGTAATTAATTGGTGACCCGAAAAATCAGCCGTTCAACTAtggtaaaatattatatttataatcgGTAATAACTTTGCgtcgtgtatgtataaatcCACGGACCTCTGATATGTACAGTTATACGCGGAAGtcagaaagaaaaataaaaaacgagattaaagaaccaaaaaaaaaaaaagaaaaaacgaattcaTTACGCATGTAGACTCTCGCGATCCTCGGCGAAAACGGTATAATGTAATGTTCTCAAAACTCCGTTATACGTCGAATGAGCCATGTGCACGAATTTCACGATATCTGAATAACGATCGGGATGAAAGTCGAAaggtgtataatattatacataatatatatatatataggtaggATGAGGAAGTGCATAATAAGAAAAAGTCTgcgtgtataaaatttataacgagCCGGGAAgattaaattattgaaaatattaattttcccCGGATTTTTAAATCTCAATAATTTTACGTAATTTATTTCCAGCAACGTGTGTATAATTCGAATTCGTAAGTTGAATGCAACGTATCTTATATAAACGTTGCACATTTTCTGCAGACAGCAGACTCATTCGCAAGGCACCGGCCGCTTATTCGGACGGAGTTTACATGATGGCTGGACAAGATCGACCTTCATCGCGAAAACTGAGCGATCTTTTCATGCAAGGTGACGACGGGATACCATCGGTCAAAAACAAAACCGCCTTGTTCGCCTTCTTTGGTTCGTATACAAATATATGCTAGATATGATTATATGCTAAACGCTATCATTTACAGGAATAGGTTGCATAGTTAGACGttatatatgcgtgtgtgtacATATTAGGGTGGTTTTTTTAACTGGTTTTTTTCCCACGCACCCGTCGAAAAGTTAATTTTTAGCCTGAAACGAAGCCTCGTGAAACCGGAACTCGGTAGCAAAATTCTAAAGGGTGACTCATCAggttcgaatttttcaaacactccaaccgaaatatctcgaaaactataCACGTTGAGAAGCtgtgtttgtttttattttgtagataatcaaattttctataacGGAAGTCGTGACCACCTAGTGATATTATTTGTATCAGCTTAGAAGATgggtgagataaaaatttacaaagtaATAAGTATCttcattcgtttattcaaaGCACTCGACTTTAAACCTTCGTATCGAATACAAGATGAATATTTAGGTCTATGGTAGtctcgactttttttttattacacaaaatttgatcatctacaaaataaaaccaaaTACAGCTTTACAACTTGTacagttttcgagatatttcgtTTAGAATTTTGCTACCGAGTTCCGGTTTCGCGAGGATTCGTTTCAGACCAAAAACTAACTTTCCGAAGGGTACgtaggaataaaaaaaaaagttaaaaaaaaaatcactctaATATATGCATACAAGTTATAGATTCGAATCGATTTGATATCTCTGCTAATGTAATATGTTTACCTTGTCAGAATATCCGTGtatcgaaaaaacaaacaggaTCAACCAAGTGTCATACGTTTATAAAAATGGTAATCCGTTCCAAACTTGCGTCACAATAACTCTCGCCTTTTCGTAATACACATATTAGGTATATGGACAATATCGTGCAATGCGTATGCgcgcgcgtgtgcgtgtgtgtgtgtgtgtgtgtgtgtagatGCTTACCTAAACGACAAGTAGGTACACAACTGTGCACATTTACCTTATACCTTTTATTACCTCAAGCCGCAGTCTGTGGTTACCCGGTCCTCAATGCCACTGATCTTGAACTCCCGAACAGAGTGGTGGTACAGGCTTCATTCGTTCGAGACAGTTGGTCTATACGAAAACCGCATCACATTGTCTTATTTCCCGCGAACAGAAGACGGGGTAGGacagaaaagaagaaagggaaaacgagaacaaaaaaataaaacaacataagtaaaaaaaagaaaaaagtcatCGTTGTCCTTGGAACAGATTTTTCACTAAGTAATTCATGCCTTGGCGTATCGAATCACGTCTGACCGTAAATGCTGCTTTACATACGTACGAAAGTAATGATCGTTCGTTGCAACGCACGTGCAATGACATACGTACATTCATACATGGAAACCCTAATGGCGGTTGACGTTTTAGGGCAGCTCGTTACTGCGGAGATAATAATGGCCAGCGAGAGTGGGTGTCCGATAGAGTTTCATCGCATCGATGTAGAGAAGTGCGACAAGGTATTCGACAAGGACTGCCAGGGCAACAAGTACATTCCCTTTCAAAGGGCCGATTATGACAGAGAGACCGGACACAGTCCCAACAGCCCCAGGGAACAGGTACGACATCCCTGTTGAACGTACGAATTTATGGTTCCTCGTTAGGGAACTGACAAGGAAGGTAATCCAAGCTCGATATCGCCTCTTGACATGTCTTACTTTGGTTTCATCTCATTAgagtgtttaatggcagatagaaaaaaaaaatacgtgtggGTTAGTTTTTAGTCCACTATaacatggtaaaaaaaaatcaaatcgtaGATAAggacctgggataccttccttgtgaGAGTTCATCTTATCGAACAAGAGAGTGGAAGGGAGTTTGAGGGTTGGTAAGCGAGTGGAAAATAGCTGTGAATACGCGAGGTTTCAGATCAACAAAGTGACCAGCTGGATCGACGGGAGCTTTATTTACTCGGGCAGTGAGGCTTGGACCAACACCATGAGGTCCTTCAAAAACGGGAGCTTCCTTATGGAGCCGAAGAAGCAATTTCCGGTTCGGAACACGATGCGGGCACCGCTGTTCAATCACGCGGTACCGAACGTGATGAGAATGCTTAATCCGGAGCGACTTTATCGTGagtataaatttcgatttcgtTTAATCGTTGATTCTAGTAATTGCcggagtaaaaaattcagcCTCAATTGTGAAATGGTCTTCTTGAATGAGTGGACCACAACGATCTCGATGAACGCGCACCGAATGAGCCATGAAAGAACCTGTTTCACGTACTCTCGACTTGATTATTATACTTGGATAAGAGAATTATATCCTGGTTGGATTTAATCGGGATAATAATTCGCGCGGTTCCATGGCTTGATAAATGAGGTGGGCTTCCAGACAACAAGGCGAGCCGGATGTAGCTTTGTGGATAATGTCTGCGGGGGAAAATAAATTGCGGCAAATTTATGCcgacccttttattttttacacagtGCTCGGAGATCCGAGGACGAATCAAAACCCCCCGCTCCTGGCGTTTGGAATCTTGTTCTATCAGTGGCACAACGTAATAGCGGCTCGGGTCCAAAAACAGAACCCGGATATGTCGGATGAGGAGGTTTTTCAAAGGGCACGAAGAGTCGTAGTGGGGACGCTTCAGGTGAGCAAAGCTCAATATTCCCCCAGGCTGTTAGAAATTAGTCTGACGACAAAAGGGGGAAAAACCGACTTCTTAGAGGCCAATGAGTTCTTTCAACTTCTCTTACGATGCCGCTTTTTTGACCACGTGCCCGTAATCATTCATTTTGGTGAGTGGTAATTGCCACCCAATTAACTTCATCAACGTCATTCTCTTCGCAGAACATCATAGTCTACGAATACTTGCCGAATCTTTTGGAAGAAGAGCTGAAGCCTTATTCCGGATACAAGCCTGACCTTCATCCCGGTATTAGTCACGTTTTTCAAAGCGCTGCATTCCGCTACGGACACAGCCTTGTACCACCTGGAATTTACCGTCGCGATGAATCGTGCAATTTTCGAAAGACCAGCATGGGTCGACCCGCCATGAGACTTTGCTCAACTTGGTGGGACTCGAACGTAAGTAGATTCTCCTTGTACAGGTGTGTCTGAAAATGTTATTCGACTTCCGACGTTGCATCGACGATAACGTATTTCACTCATTTCCGATCAGGAAGTACTGGCGAACAGTACGATCGAGGAACTCGTTATGGGAATGGCTTCCCAGCTGGCGGAGAAGGAGGACAGCCTGCTCTGCTCCGACGTGAGGAACAGTCTCTTTGGTCCGATGGAATTTTCCCGTCGGGATTTGGGAGCGCTGAACATAATGCGAGGCAGAGACAATGGTCTTCCGGACTACAACACGGCAAGGGCGCACTTCAAGCTACCAAGGAGGAAGATTTGGAACGAGATAAACCCGGCGCTGTTCAACAAGAACCCAGAGCTGCTCAGGTCCCTGATGGAAATCTATTCCAACAACCTGGAAAACATTGACGTCTACGTCGGTGGGATGCTCGAGTCGAGCGACGGGCCTGGAGAACTCTTCAAGGCTGTGATTAAGGACCAGTTCACACGTTTGCGGGACGCCGATCGCTTCTGGTTCGAGAACCTCGACAACGGGTTAGTTGTACCTAAATTGCCGTAGAATGGAACTGTTGGTTAATCGCAGTGGATCGATTCGACGTCCGAACTGCGATTCATCACGCCGCTGTTAACCCTTTGATTCATGCCGAGACGCTCAGTctctcatcttttttttttgcagctttttatttactgaactataattttttggtaacCCCTGCCGAGTTTTTTGGATCCACATGGtccttgaaatatttctgtgcctgaaaaaaaaaatatataatacgaaATTCTTACTTGTCCACAAAAAAACGAATGCCAATTATGGCACAAGCTTATGataagcaaaaaatttttcatcttactgtttttgtttgtccacgatattgaatccgccattttgaatttttgaatgtCGAGTTtggattcgtaatcagcgaccccaacAGAACATgcatgcaaaatttcaaaagtatcgtatataaggaaaaatgtatgtgAAAGGATTAACCGTTCGTCAAACGTGTCCTTTCAGGATATTCACCAAGAGTGAAATTGAAGAGATTAGGAGAGTGAAATTCTGGGATATCGTTGTAAACACAACGTCGATACCGCCGGAGGCTGTGCAGAGGAGATTGTTCACCTGGATGGAAAACGACCCCTGCCCTCAACCCTTTCAACTGAATTCATCGATTCTCGAGTCGTGCATGCCTCTGCAGAGATACGATTACTTCGAGGTATAAAGCGCGATCCGCACTGCGGATTACCGATCTTTGAGGTTATATCGACGATGAAATTGTTTGCTAATTGGTTTTtcccaataaattttttcagggCAGCGAACTCGTCTACATATACGCCTGCGTTTTTCTCGGATTTATTCCGATACTTTGCGCAGGGGTTGGATACGGGCTTGTTAAATTACAGAACAGGCGACGACGCCGACTGAAGATTCTTCAGGAGGAAATACAGAAGCGTAGCGACGGCAGAATTTGCGTGGATAAAATGGTGGTGAGAGAATGGTTGCACGCCAATCACCGGAGGCTTGTTAAAGTTAAATTTGGACCCGAAGCAGCCCTCCACGTGGTGAACAGAAAAGGGGAGAAGCTCCGGACCTTCAATTTCAACAATCTAAACTCAATCACGATCGAGGAATCACAGGTAATtaattatgtatgtacaaaaatggtgattaatttttttcataactttaCGATCGTTGATATAATGAAGAAGTTTCTTCCCATTCAGGAGGGACTTCTTGATCTAGGCCGATTGCGGTTAGTTATATCACACATGTTACCTGTTTTAAATATCCTCGAAATCGTCGCAGGACGATCGGTAAtttattatgataataattttaatttctttaggAGAGCGAGAACAGCCATCGTAAGCCGTTGGTATTGCTGCGAATACCCCGTGACTACGATCTCGTCCTTGAACTGGATTCCTTAAGCTCGCGTAGAAAGTTCATTGCGAAATTAGAGTCATTTTTAACGTCGCACAACAAACACTTTACGCTGATGCGTACCAACCGTGATATAATGCTTGCCAAAGCGGAAACTAAAGAACGACGTCAGAAGAAATTGGAACAGGTGAGCTGGTATTCGGTTGCGAAACGTGTGAAATTTCTTCACCGACAACTAACGATCTATGTTTTCGACAGTTCTTCAGGGAGGCCTACGCTTTGACATTTGGTCTTAGACCTGGTGAAAAACGTCGCCGATCAGAGGACAGCGACAGCGGAGAAGTTGTCACGGTGATGAGGACGTCGCTTTCGAAGAGCGAGTTTGCCAGCGCTTTGGGCATGCGGCCGGATGCTGTGTTCGTGCAAAAGATGTTCAACATCGTGGACAAAGACAGCGATGGAAGAATTTCGTTTCAGGTAAGAGCATTTCAATCCTGCGGAGAGGTATAACACGGTGTCCAGTGGTCCTggaaatgtccttgaattttgcTTGTCCTTCAAAAGTCCTTGAAActatccttgaatttttttgtgtcCTAGacgtattcttttttttatgtcttTGAATGTTCTggaaatgtccttgaatttgtTGCGGATTTTTTACTGGACACCGTGTTACAGTAACGATCGATATCCTCCTTCATCGCGTAATCAGGGTTACCACAGTGTCTTGACTTTCTTCGTCCGTTGCTGCAGGAATTTTTGGACACGGTACTGCTCTTTTCACGCGGCAAAACCGAGGACAAACTTCGGATAATATTCGACATGTGCGACAACGATAGCAACGGCGTTATCGACAAGGGAGAACTGTCGGAGATGCTTCGTTCCCTCGTTGAAATCGCCCGGACAACCAGCCTTAGCGACGATCACGTGACCGAACTGATCGACGGGATGTTCCAGGTGACAAAATTCGAAGATCATCATTCCTCATGACGAGACTCGATCAATTCACTCCCGGCACACATGACagagaatttttgaaacaggACGCGGGCCTCGAGCGGAAGGACTACCTGACTTACAATGACTTCAAGCTCATGATGAAGGAGTACAAGGGCGACTTCGTGGCGATCGGACTGGACTGCAAGGGGGCGAAGCAGAACTTTCTTGACACCTCGACGAACGTGGCGAGGATGACGAGCTTCCACATAGACCAGCTTCCCCCGGAGGCTACGAAGAGTTGGGCGCGAAAACAGTGGGACGGGATATCGACGTTCCTCGAGGAGAATCGTCAGAACATATTTTATCTGTTCATATTCTACGTGATCACGATCGCTTTGTTCGTGGAGAGATTCATCCGTGAGTTTCGAAAAAACTGGACTTGAAGTTGACATGCAGTACACTTCATGCTTACGAATGTCCTCTGAAATGCCAAGTGAAGGCAATTCGACTAAACAACTCGTTGTCACCTTATTCCATTTACCACTAGAAAGTCAAGTAAAAAGTTTTCGATGTTATTCAGACAAATAATTGTTTATGTGAGCGCATTCATGTGCCGAATGAACGTCAACATACGGTGACAGTTAGGCTGACTAATCGCTATCTCATACTTTTCGCCAGCTGACCATTAGACCACGTAATTAGCCaactttcaaattattaccTTTTTGTCTTAACTACTCACAGTCAACTGAAAACCTCATAATAGTTGACGTGGGGTGTTGCCTTTACCGTGACATTTCAGAGGACATTCGCACACTCTTAGTCAACTTACAGTCAACAATAGGCTCATAATATGCCTATTCCCAGTCGACTCGAAATAGTTGACTGAGAATTTCTGTCGAAATCAAGTCAACTGACAGCCAACAATGTGCTACCT is a window encoding:
- the LOC124297468 gene encoding dual oxidase isoform X3, with product MTFIRNEHRRGFLCSFVLYGVLVAAWINPVIKSDIVRYNHTEKQRYDGWYNNLAHPEWGSVDSRLIRKAPAAYSDGVYMMAGQDRPSSRKLSDLFMQGDDGIPSVKNKTALFAFFGQLVTAEIIMASESGCPIEFHRIDVEKCDKVFDKDCQGNKYIPFQRADYDRETGHSPNSPREQINKVTSWIDGSFIYSGSEAWTNTMRSFKNGSFLMEPKKQFPVRNTMRAPLFNHAVPNVMRMLNPERLYLLGDPRTNQNPPLLAFGILFYQWHNVIAARVQKQNPDMSDEEVFQRARRVVVGTLQNIIVYEYLPNLLEEELKPYSGYKPDLHPGISHVFQSAAFRYGHSLVPPGIYRRDESCNFRKTSMGRPAMRLCSTWWDSNEVLANSTIEELVMGMASQLAEKEDSLLCSDVRNSLFGPMEFSRRDLGALNIMRGRDNGLPDYNTARAHFKLPRRKIWNEINPALFNKNPELLRSLMEIYSNNLENIDVYVGGMLESSDGPGELFKAVIKDQFTRLRDADRFWFENLDNGIFTKSEIEEIRRVKFWDIVVNTTSIPPEAVQRRLFTWMENDPCPQPFQLNSSILESCMPLQRYDYFEGSELVYIYACVFLGFIPILCAGVGYGLVKLQNRRRRRLKILQEEIQKRSDGRICVDKMVVREWLHANHRRLVKVKFGPEAALHVVNRKGEKLRTFNFNNLNSITIEESQVINYESENSHRKPLVLLRIPRDYDLVLELDSLSSRRKFIAKLESFLTSHNKHFTLMRTNRDIMLAKAETKERRQKKLEQFFREAYALTFGLRPGEKRRRSEDSDSGEVVTVMRTSLSKSEFASALGMRPDAVFVQKMFNIVDKDSDGRISFQEFLDTVLLFSRGKTEDKLRIIFDMCDNDSNGVIDKGELSEMLRSLVEIARTTSLSDDHVTELIDGMFQDAGLERKDYLTYNDFKLMMKEYKGDFVAIGLDCKGAKQNFLDTSTNVARMTSFHIDQLPPEATKSWARKQWDGISTFLEENRQNIFYLFIFYVITIALFVERFIHYSFMAEHTDLRHIMGVGIAITRGSAAALSFCYSLLLLTMSRNLLTKLKEFSIQQYIPLDSHIQFHKIAACTALFFSVLHTVGHIVNFYHVSTQPIGNLRCLTREVSFSSDARPTITFWLFQTVTGLTGILLFVVMTIIFVFAHPTIRQKAYKFFWSTHSLYVLLYALCLVHGLARLTGAPRFWIFFIGPAIIYALDKVVSLRTKYMALDIIETELLPSDVIKIKFYRPPNLKYLSGQWVRLSCTAFRTNEFHSFTLTSAPHENFLSCHIKAQGPWTWKLRNYFDPCNFNPEDEHPKIRIEGPFGGGNQDWYKFEVAVMVGGGIGVTPYASMLNDLVFGTSTNRYSGVACKKVYFLWICPSHKHFEWFIDVLRDVERKDVTDVLEIHIFITQFFHKFDLRTTMLYICENHFQRLSKTSIFTGLKAINHFGRPDMTSFLKFVQKKHSYVSKIGVFSCGPRPLTKSVMLGCDEVNKGRRLPYFIHHFENFG
- the LOC124297468 gene encoding dual oxidase isoform X1 — translated: MTFIRNEHRRGFLCSFVLYGVLVAAWINPVIKSDIVRYNHTEKQRYDGWYNNLAHPEWGSVDSRLIRKAPAAYSDGVYMMAGQDRPSSRKLSDLFMQGDDGIPSVKNKTALFAFFGQLVTAEIIMASESGCPIEFHRIDVEKCDKVFDKDCQGNKYIPFQRADYDRETGHSPNSPREQINKVTSWIDGSFIYSGSEAWTNTMRSFKNGSFLMEPKKQFPVRNTMRAPLFNHAVPNVMRMLNPERLYLLGDPRTNQNPPLLAFGILFYQWHNVIAARVQKQNPDMSDEEVFQRARRVVVGTLQNIIVYEYLPNLLEEELKPYSGYKPDLHPGISHVFQSAAFRYGHSLVPPGIYRRDESCNFRKTSMGRPAMRLCSTWWDSNEVLANSTIEELVMGMASQLAEKEDSLLCSDVRNSLFGPMEFSRRDLGALNIMRGRDNGLPDYNTARAHFKLPRRKIWNEINPALFNKNPELLRSLMEIYSNNLENIDVYVGGMLESSDGPGELFKAVIKDQFTRLRDADRFWFENLDNGIFTKSEIEEIRRVKFWDIVVNTTSIPPEAVQRRLFTWMENDPCPQPFQLNSSILESCMPLQRYDYFEGSELVYIYACVFLGFIPILCAGVGYGLVKLQNRRRRRLKILQEEIQKRSDGRICVDKMVVREWLHANHRRLVKVKFGPEAALHVVNRKGEKLRTFNFNNLNSITIEESQVINYESENSHRKPLVLLRIPRDYDLVLELDSLSSRRKFIAKLESFLTSHNKHFTLMRTNRDIMLAKAETKERRQKKLEQFFREAYALTFGLRPGEKRRRSEDSDSGEVVTVMRTSLSKSEFASALGMRPDAVFVQKMFNIVDKDSDGRISFQEFLDTVLLFSRGKTEDKLRIIFDMCDNDSNGVIDKGELSEMLRSLVEIARTTSLSDDHVTELIDGMFQDAGLERKDYLTYNDFKLMMKEYKGDFVAIGLDCKGAKQNFLDTSTNVARMTSFHIDQLPPEATKSWARKQWDGISTFLEENRQNIFYLFIFYVITIALFVERFIHYSFMAEHTDLRHIMGVGIAITRGSAAALSFCYSLLLLTMSRNLLTKLKEFSIQQYIPLDSHIQFHKIAACTALFFSVLHTVGHIVNFYHVSTQPIGNLRCLTREVSFSSDARPTITFWLFQTVTGLTGILLFVVMTIIFVFAHPTIRQKAYKFFWSTHSLYVLLYALCLVHGLARLTGAPRFWIFFIGPAIIYALDKVVSLRTKYMALDIIETELLPSDVIKIKFYRPPNLKYLSGQWVRLSCTAFRTNEFHSFTLTSAPHENFLSCHIKAQGPWTWKLRNYFDPCNFNPEDEHPKIRIEGPFGGGNQDWYKFEVAVMVGGGIGVTPYASMLNDLVFGTSTNRYSGVACKKVSDEGHVQFSVMRPFRQKTLLLRRIVIFGSFFLIRQVYFLWICPSHKHFEWFIDVLRDVERKDVTDVLEIHIFITQFFHKFDLRTTMLYICENHFQRLSKTSIFTGLKAINHFGRPDMTSFLKFVQKKHSYVSKIGVFSCGPRPLTKSVMLGCDEVNKGRRLPYFIHHFENFG
- the LOC124297468 gene encoding dual oxidase isoform X2, giving the protein MTFIRNEHRRGFLCSFVLYGVLVAAWINPVIKSDIVRYNHTEKQRYDGWYNNLAHPEWGSVDSRLIRKAPAAYSDGVYMMAGQDRPSSRKLSDLFMQGDDGIPSVKNKTALFAFFGQLVTAEIIMASESGCPIEFHRIDVEKCDKVFDKDCQGNKYIPFQRADYDRETGHSPNSPREQINKVTSWIDGSFIYSGSEAWTNTMRSFKNGSFLMEPKKQFPVRNTMRAPLFNHAVPNVMRMLNPERLYLLGDPRTNQNPPLLAFGILFYQWHNVIAARVQKQNPDMSDEEVFQRARRVVVGTLQNIIVYEYLPNLLEEELKPYSGYKPDLHPGISHVFQSAAFRYGHSLVPPGIYRRDESCNFRKTSMGRPAMRLCSTWWDSNEVLANSTIEELVMGMASQLAEKEDSLLCSDVRNSLFGPMEFSRRDLGALNIMRGRDNGLPDYNTARAHFKLPRRKIWNEINPALFNKNPELLRSLMEIYSNNLENIDVYVGGMLESSDGPGELFKAVIKDQFTRLRDADRFWFENLDNGIFTKSEIEEIRRVKFWDIVVNTTSIPPEAVQRRLFTWMENDPCPQPFQLNSSILESCMPLQRYDYFEGSELVYIYACVFLGFIPILCAGVGYGLVKLQNRRRRRLKILQEEIQKRSDGRICVDKMVVREWLHANHRRLVKVKFGPEAALHVVNRKGEKLRTFNFNNLNSITIEESQESENSHRKPLVLLRIPRDYDLVLELDSLSSRRKFIAKLESFLTSHNKHFTLMRTNRDIMLAKAETKERRQKKLEQFFREAYALTFGLRPGEKRRRSEDSDSGEVVTVMRTSLSKSEFASALGMRPDAVFVQKMFNIVDKDSDGRISFQEFLDTVLLFSRGKTEDKLRIIFDMCDNDSNGVIDKGELSEMLRSLVEIARTTSLSDDHVTELIDGMFQDAGLERKDYLTYNDFKLMMKEYKGDFVAIGLDCKGAKQNFLDTSTNVARMTSFHIDQLPPEATKSWARKQWDGISTFLEENRQNIFYLFIFYVITIALFVERFIHYSFMAEHTDLRHIMGVGIAITRGSAAALSFCYSLLLLTMSRNLLTKLKEFSIQQYIPLDSHIQFHKIAACTALFFSVLHTVGHIVNFYHVSTQPIGNLRCLTREVSFSSDARPTITFWLFQTVTGLTGILLFVVMTIIFVFAHPTIRQKAYKFFWSTHSLYVLLYALCLVHGLARLTGAPRFWIFFIGPAIIYALDKVVSLRTKYMALDIIETELLPSDVIKIKFYRPPNLKYLSGQWVRLSCTAFRTNEFHSFTLTSAPHENFLSCHIKAQGPWTWKLRNYFDPCNFNPEDEHPKIRIEGPFGGGNQDWYKFEVAVMVGGGIGVTPYASMLNDLVFGTSTNRYSGVACKKVSDEGHVQFSVMRPFRQKTLLLRRIVIFGSFFLIRQVYFLWICPSHKHFEWFIDVLRDVERKDVTDVLEIHIFITQFFHKFDLRTTMLYICENHFQRLSKTSIFTGLKAINHFGRPDMTSFLKFVQKKHSYVSKIGVFSCGPRPLTKSVMLGCDEVNKGRRLPYFIHHFENFG
- the LOC124297468 gene encoding dual oxidase isoform X4, producing MTFIRNEHRRGFLCSFVLYGVLVAAWINPVIKSDIVRYNHTEKQRYDGWYNNLAHPEWGSVDSRLIRKAPAAYSDGVYMMAGQDRPSSRKLSDLFMQGDDGIPSVKNKTALFAFFGQLVTAEIIMASESGCPIEFHRIDVEKCDKVFDKDCQGNKYIPFQRADYDRETGHSPNSPREQINKVTSWIDGSFIYSGSEAWTNTMRSFKNGSFLMEPKKQFPVRNTMRAPLFNHAVPNVMRMLNPERLYLLGDPRTNQNPPLLAFGILFYQWHNVIAARVQKQNPDMSDEEVFQRARRVVVGTLQNIIVYEYLPNLLEEELKPYSGYKPDLHPGISHVFQSAAFRYGHSLVPPGIYRRDESCNFRKTSMGRPAMRLCSTWWDSNEVLANSTIEELVMGMASQLAEKEDSLLCSDVRNSLFGPMEFSRRDLGALNIMRGRDNGLPDYNTARAHFKLPRRKIWNEINPALFNKNPELLRSLMEIYSNNLENIDVYVGGMLESSDGPGELFKAVIKDQFTRLRDADRFWFENLDNGIFTKSEIEEIRRVKFWDIVVNTTSIPPEAVQRRLFTWMENDPCPQPFQLNSSILESCMPLQRYDYFEGSELVYIYACVFLGFIPILCAGVGYGLVKLQNRRRRRLKILQEEIQKRSDGRICVDKMVVREWLHANHRRLVKVKFGPEAALHVVNRKGEKLRTFNFNNLNSITIEESQESENSHRKPLVLLRIPRDYDLVLELDSLSSRRKFIAKLESFLTSHNKHFTLMRTNRDIMLAKAETKERRQKKLEQFFREAYALTFGLRPGEKRRRSEDSDSGEVVTVMRTSLSKSEFASALGMRPDAVFVQKMFNIVDKDSDGRISFQEFLDTVLLFSRGKTEDKLRIIFDMCDNDSNGVIDKGELSEMLRSLVEIARTTSLSDDHVTELIDGMFQDAGLERKDYLTYNDFKLMMKEYKGDFVAIGLDCKGAKQNFLDTSTNVARMTSFHIDQLPPEATKSWARKQWDGISTFLEENRQNIFYLFIFYVITIALFVERFIHYSFMAEHTDLRHIMGVGIAITRGSAAALSFCYSLLLLTMSRNLLTKLKEFSIQQYIPLDSHIQFHKIAACTALFFSVLHTVGHIVNFYHVSTQPIGNLRCLTREVSFSSDARPTITFWLFQTVTGLTGILLFVVMTIIFVFAHPTIRQKAYKFFWSTHSLYVLLYALCLVHGLARLTGAPRFWIFFIGPAIIYALDKVVSLRTKYMALDIIETELLPSDVIKIKFYRPPNLKYLSGQWVRLSCTAFRTNEFHSFTLTSAPHENFLSCHIKAQGPWTWKLRNYFDPCNFNPEDEHPKIRIEGPFGGGNQDWYKFEVAVMVGGGIGVTPYASMLNDLVFGTSTNRYSGVACKKVYFLWICPSHKHFEWFIDVLRDVERKDVTDVLEIHIFITQFFHKFDLRTTMLYICENHFQRLSKTSIFTGLKAINHFGRPDMTSFLKFVQKKHSYVSKIGVFSCGPRPLTKSVMLGCDEVNKGRRLPYFIHHFENFG